In Blastopirellula sediminis, the following proteins share a genomic window:
- a CDS encoding GlsB/YeaQ/YmgE family stress response membrane protein yields MEGEFADQVQHWCEIVLMWVGFGTVTGLLAKAIMPGRDPGGPIATLAMGIGGSIIGCAVLAYFYGGERVSPISPLGFVVAVAGAFVILGFYRLLSGRVIDEGGHETVVRRPSFFRSRRRRRYVEHETE; encoded by the coding sequence ATGGAAGGCGAATTTGCAGACCAGGTCCAACATTGGTGCGAAATTGTCTTGATGTGGGTAGGTTTTGGTACGGTAACCGGCCTGCTCGCCAAGGCGATTATGCCTGGACGTGATCCCGGCGGTCCAATCGCCACGCTGGCGATGGGAATCGGCGGCTCGATCATCGGCTGTGCGGTCCTGGCTTATTTCTACGGCGGTGAGCGCGTTTCTCCGATCAGCCCGCTTGGTTTCGTCGTCGCCGTCGCCGGCGCGTTCGTAATCCTCGGCTTCTATCGCTTGCTCTCGGGCCGCGTGATCGACGAAGGGGGCCATGAGACAGTAGTACGTCGCCCCAGCTTCTTTCGTTCGCGCCGTCGCCGTCGTTACGTCGAACACGAGACGGAGTAG